A genomic region of Arachis hypogaea cultivar Tifrunner chromosome 5, arahy.Tifrunner.gnm2.J5K5, whole genome shotgun sequence contains the following coding sequences:
- the LOC112802641 gene encoding uncharacterized protein isoform X7, with protein MWTPKRVIRRLKMMTITIILRTVITVLGRVKWLLRTVERMLRLTMTEALYLAQKVMIYQTFLWLIKKLVIQVMIKDCRPLQREPPVSQELVVYKAPNRFLDELREKVYLYYVTTDDGSSVMMLEHSKVIAIGFDHHLARTDTTSAKLGLWISNHLMHFVIEFLNAEGADDQLEECVCLSPYMMCLLHCQLMHFVIEFLNAEGADDQLEECVCLSPYMMLMHFVIEFLNAEGADDQLEECVCLSPYMMSGKY; from the exons ATGTGGACCCCAAAAagagtgataaggagactgaagaTGATGACAATAACAATCATTCTGAGGACAGTGATAACGGTCCTAGGGAGGGTAAAATGGCTGCTCAGGACAGTGGAAAGAATGTTGCGTCTGACGATGACAGAAGCTCTGTATCTAGCTCAGAAGGTGATGATCTACCAGACGTTTCTATGGCTAATAAAAAAGTTGGTGATTCAAGTGATGATCAAGGATTGTCGCCCATTGCAACGGGAGCCGCCCGTGTCACAGGAGTTGGTTGTCTACAAGGCCCCGAATCGTTTTCTAGATGAGTTGAGAGAGAAGGTTTATCTATACTATGTTACCACAGATGATGGTTCGTCAGTCATGATGCTTGAACATTCTAA GGTGATTGCGATTGGGTTTGACCACCACTTGGCTCGGACAGATACCACAAGTGCAAAACTTGGACTTTGGATAAGCAATCAT CTTATGCATTTTGTCATTGAGTTTCTTAATGCCGAAGGTGCGGACGATCAATTGGAAGAATGTGTTTGCCTCAGCCCATACATGATG TGTCTTCTGCATTGTCAGCTTATGCATTTTGTCATTGAGTTTCTTAATGCCGAAGGTGCGGACGATCAATTGGAAGAATGTGTTTGCCTCAGCCCATACATGATG CTTATGCATTTTGTCATTGAGTTTCTTAATGCCGAAGGTGCGGACGATCAATTGGAAGAATGTGTTTGCCTCAGCCCATACATGATG TCAGGGAAGTACTGA
- the LOC112802641 gene encoding uncharacterized protein isoform X5 has protein sequence MWTPKRVIRRLKMMTITIILRTVITVLGRVKWLLRTVERMLRLTMTEALYLAQKVMIYQTFLWLIKKLVIQVMIKDCRPLQREPPVSQELVVYKAPNRFLDELREKVYLYYVTTDDGSSVMMLEHSKVIAIGFDHHLARTDTTSAKLGLWISNHLMHFVIEFLNAEGADDQLEECVCLSPYMMCLLHCQLMHFVIEFLNAEGADDQLEECVCLSPYMMCLLHCQLMHFVIEFLNAEGADDQLEECVCLSPYMMSGKY, from the exons ATGTGGACCCCAAAAagagtgataaggagactgaagaTGATGACAATAACAATCATTCTGAGGACAGTGATAACGGTCCTAGGGAGGGTAAAATGGCTGCTCAGGACAGTGGAAAGAATGTTGCGTCTGACGATGACAGAAGCTCTGTATCTAGCTCAGAAGGTGATGATCTACCAGACGTTTCTATGGCTAATAAAAAAGTTGGTGATTCAAGTGATGATCAAGGATTGTCGCCCATTGCAACGGGAGCCGCCCGTGTCACAGGAGTTGGTTGTCTACAAGGCCCCGAATCGTTTTCTAGATGAGTTGAGAGAGAAGGTTTATCTATACTATGTTACCACAGATGATGGTTCGTCAGTCATGATGCTTGAACATTCTAA GGTGATTGCGATTGGGTTTGACCACCACTTGGCTCGGACAGATACCACAAGTGCAAAACTTGGACTTTGGATAAGCAATCAT CTTATGCATTTTGTCATTGAGTTTCTTAATGCCGAAGGTGCGGACGATCAATTGGAAGAATGTGTTTGCCTCAGCCCATACATGATG TGTCTTCTGCATTGTCAGCTTATGCATTTTGTCATTGAGTTTCTTAATGCCGAAGGTGCGGACGATCAATTGGAAGAATGTGTTTGCCTCAGCCCATACATGATG TGTCTTCTGCATTGTCAGCTTATGCATTTTGTCATTGAGTTTCTTAATGCCGAAGGTGCGGACGATCAATTGGAAGAATGTGTTTGCCTCAGCCCATACATGATG TCAGGGAAGTACTGA
- the LOC112802641 gene encoding uncharacterized protein isoform X9 has translation MWTPKRVIRRLKMMTITIILRTVITVLGRVKWLLRTVERMLRLTMTEALYLAQKVMIYQTFLWLIKKLVIQVMIKDCRPLQREPPVSQELVVYKAPNRFLDELREKVYLYYVTTDDGSSVMMLEHSKVIAIGFDHHLARTDTTSAKLGLWISNHLMHFVIEFLNAEGADDQLEECVCLSPYMMLMHFVIEFLNAEGADDQLEECVCLSPYMMLMHFVIEFLNAEGADDQLEECVCLSPYMMSGKY, from the exons ATGTGGACCCCAAAAagagtgataaggagactgaagaTGATGACAATAACAATCATTCTGAGGACAGTGATAACGGTCCTAGGGAGGGTAAAATGGCTGCTCAGGACAGTGGAAAGAATGTTGCGTCTGACGATGACAGAAGCTCTGTATCTAGCTCAGAAGGTGATGATCTACCAGACGTTTCTATGGCTAATAAAAAAGTTGGTGATTCAAGTGATGATCAAGGATTGTCGCCCATTGCAACGGGAGCCGCCCGTGTCACAGGAGTTGGTTGTCTACAAGGCCCCGAATCGTTTTCTAGATGAGTTGAGAGAGAAGGTTTATCTATACTATGTTACCACAGATGATGGTTCGTCAGTCATGATGCTTGAACATTCTAA GGTGATTGCGATTGGGTTTGACCACCACTTGGCTCGGACAGATACCACAAGTGCAAAACTTGGACTTTGGATAAGCAATCAT CTTATGCATTTTGTCATTGAGTTTCTTAATGCCGAAGGTGCGGACGATCAATTGGAAGAATGTGTTTGCCTCAGCCCATACATGATG CTTATGCATTTTGTCATTGAGTTTCTTAATGCCGAAGGTGCGGACGATCAATTGGAAGAATGTGTTTGCCTCAGCCCATACATGATG CTTATGCATTTTGTCATTGAGTTTCTTAATGCCGAAGGTGCGGACGATCAATTGGAAGAATGTGTTTGCCTCAGCCCATACATGATG TCAGGGAAGTACTGA
- the LOC112802641 gene encoding uncharacterized protein isoform X4 codes for MWTPKRVIRRLKMMTITIILRTVITVLGRVKWLLRTVERMLRLTMTEALYLAQKVMIYQTFLWLIKKLVIQVMIKDCRPLQREPPVSQELVVYKAPNRFLDELREKVYLYYVTTDDGSSVMMLEHSKVIAIGFDHHLARTDTTSAKLGLWISNHLMHFVIEFLNAEGADDQLEECVCLSPYMMCLLHCQLMHFVIEFLNAEGADDQLEECVCLSPYMMCLLHCQLMHFVIEFLNAEGADDQLEECVCLSPYMMLSDLRHY; via the exons ATGTGGACCCCAAAAagagtgataaggagactgaagaTGATGACAATAACAATCATTCTGAGGACAGTGATAACGGTCCTAGGGAGGGTAAAATGGCTGCTCAGGACAGTGGAAAGAATGTTGCGTCTGACGATGACAGAAGCTCTGTATCTAGCTCAGAAGGTGATGATCTACCAGACGTTTCTATGGCTAATAAAAAAGTTGGTGATTCAAGTGATGATCAAGGATTGTCGCCCATTGCAACGGGAGCCGCCCGTGTCACAGGAGTTGGTTGTCTACAAGGCCCCGAATCGTTTTCTAGATGAGTTGAGAGAGAAGGTTTATCTATACTATGTTACCACAGATGATGGTTCGTCAGTCATGATGCTTGAACATTCTAA GGTGATTGCGATTGGGTTTGACCACCACTTGGCTCGGACAGATACCACAAGTGCAAAACTTGGACTTTGGATAAGCAATCAT CTTATGCATTTTGTCATTGAGTTTCTTAATGCCGAAGGTGCGGACGATCAATTGGAAGAATGTGTTTGCCTCAGCCCATACATGATG TGTCTTCTGCATTGTCAGCTTATGCATTTTGTCATTGAGTTTCTTAATGCCGAAGGTGCGGACGATCAATTGGAAGAATGTGTTTGCCTCAGCCCATACATGATG TGTCTTCTGCATTGTCAGCTTATGCATTTTGTCATTGAGTTTCTTAATGCCGAAGGTGCGGACGATCAATTGGAAGAATGTGTTTGCCTCAGCCCATACATGATG TTGTCTGATCTTAGACATTATTAG
- the LOC112802641 gene encoding uncharacterized protein isoform X8, with protein MWTPKRVIRRLKMMTITIILRTVITVLGRVKWLLRTVERMLRLTMTEALYLAQKVMIYQTFLWLIKKLVIQVMIKDCRPLQREPPVSQELVVYKAPNRFLDELREKVYLYYVTTDDGSSVMMLEHSKVIAIGFDHHLARTDTTSAKLGLWISNHLMHFVIEFLNAEGADDQLEECVCLSPYMMLMHFVIEFLNAEGADDQLEECVCLSPYMMLMHFVIEFLNAEGADDQLEECVCLSPYMMLSDLRHY; from the exons ATGTGGACCCCAAAAagagtgataaggagactgaagaTGATGACAATAACAATCATTCTGAGGACAGTGATAACGGTCCTAGGGAGGGTAAAATGGCTGCTCAGGACAGTGGAAAGAATGTTGCGTCTGACGATGACAGAAGCTCTGTATCTAGCTCAGAAGGTGATGATCTACCAGACGTTTCTATGGCTAATAAAAAAGTTGGTGATTCAAGTGATGATCAAGGATTGTCGCCCATTGCAACGGGAGCCGCCCGTGTCACAGGAGTTGGTTGTCTACAAGGCCCCGAATCGTTTTCTAGATGAGTTGAGAGAGAAGGTTTATCTATACTATGTTACCACAGATGATGGTTCGTCAGTCATGATGCTTGAACATTCTAA GGTGATTGCGATTGGGTTTGACCACCACTTGGCTCGGACAGATACCACAAGTGCAAAACTTGGACTTTGGATAAGCAATCAT CTTATGCATTTTGTCATTGAGTTTCTTAATGCCGAAGGTGCGGACGATCAATTGGAAGAATGTGTTTGCCTCAGCCCATACATGATG CTTATGCATTTTGTCATTGAGTTTCTTAATGCCGAAGGTGCGGACGATCAATTGGAAGAATGTGTTTGCCTCAGCCCATACATGATG CTTATGCATTTTGTCATTGAGTTTCTTAATGCCGAAGGTGCGGACGATCAATTGGAAGAATGTGTTTGCCTCAGCCCATACATGATG TTGTCTGATCTTAGACATTATTAG
- the LOC112802641 gene encoding uncharacterized protein isoform X6: MWTPKRVIRRLKMMTITIILRTVITVLGRVKWLLRTVERMLRLTMTEALYLAQKVMIYQTFLWLIKKLVIQVMIKDCRPLQREPPVSQELVVYKAPNRFLDELREKVYLYYVTTDDGSSVMMLEHSKVIAIGFDHHLARTDTTSAKLGLWISNHLMHFVIEFLNAEGADDQLEECVCLSPYMMCLLHCQLMHFVIEFLNAEGADDQLEECVCLSPYMMLMHFVIEFLNAEGADDQLEECVCLSPYMMLSDLRHY; the protein is encoded by the exons ATGTGGACCCCAAAAagagtgataaggagactgaagaTGATGACAATAACAATCATTCTGAGGACAGTGATAACGGTCCTAGGGAGGGTAAAATGGCTGCTCAGGACAGTGGAAAGAATGTTGCGTCTGACGATGACAGAAGCTCTGTATCTAGCTCAGAAGGTGATGATCTACCAGACGTTTCTATGGCTAATAAAAAAGTTGGTGATTCAAGTGATGATCAAGGATTGTCGCCCATTGCAACGGGAGCCGCCCGTGTCACAGGAGTTGGTTGTCTACAAGGCCCCGAATCGTTTTCTAGATGAGTTGAGAGAGAAGGTTTATCTATACTATGTTACCACAGATGATGGTTCGTCAGTCATGATGCTTGAACATTCTAA GGTGATTGCGATTGGGTTTGACCACCACTTGGCTCGGACAGATACCACAAGTGCAAAACTTGGACTTTGGATAAGCAATCAT CTTATGCATTTTGTCATTGAGTTTCTTAATGCCGAAGGTGCGGACGATCAATTGGAAGAATGTGTTTGCCTCAGCCCATACATGATG TGTCTTCTGCATTGTCAGCTTATGCATTTTGTCATTGAGTTTCTTAATGCCGAAGGTGCGGACGATCAATTGGAAGAATGTGTTTGCCTCAGCCCATACATGATG CTTATGCATTTTGTCATTGAGTTTCTTAATGCCGAAGGTGCGGACGATCAATTGGAAGAATGTGTTTGCCTCAGCCCATACATGATG TTGTCTGATCTTAGACATTATTAG
- the LOC112802641 gene encoding uncharacterized protein isoform X2: MWTPKRVIRRLKMMTITIILRTVITVLGRVKWLLRTVERMLRLTMTEALYLAQKVMIYQTFLWLIKKLVIQVMIKDCRPLQREPPVSQELVVYKAPNRFLDELREKVYLYYVTTDDGSSVMMLEHSKVIAIGFDHHLARTDTTSAKLGLWISNHLMHFVIEFLNAEGADDQLEECVCLSPYMMCLLHCQLMHFVIEFLNAEGADDQLEECVCLSPYMMLMHFVIEFLNAEGADDQLEECVCLSPYMMVIVARNCIVLIIYSYH, translated from the exons ATGTGGACCCCAAAAagagtgataaggagactgaagaTGATGACAATAACAATCATTCTGAGGACAGTGATAACGGTCCTAGGGAGGGTAAAATGGCTGCTCAGGACAGTGGAAAGAATGTTGCGTCTGACGATGACAGAAGCTCTGTATCTAGCTCAGAAGGTGATGATCTACCAGACGTTTCTATGGCTAATAAAAAAGTTGGTGATTCAAGTGATGATCAAGGATTGTCGCCCATTGCAACGGGAGCCGCCCGTGTCACAGGAGTTGGTTGTCTACAAGGCCCCGAATCGTTTTCTAGATGAGTTGAGAGAGAAGGTTTATCTATACTATGTTACCACAGATGATGGTTCGTCAGTCATGATGCTTGAACATTCTAA GGTGATTGCGATTGGGTTTGACCACCACTTGGCTCGGACAGATACCACAAGTGCAAAACTTGGACTTTGGATAAGCAATCAT CTTATGCATTTTGTCATTGAGTTTCTTAATGCCGAAGGTGCGGACGATCAATTGGAAGAATGTGTTTGCCTCAGCCCATACATGATG TGTCTTCTGCATTGTCAGCTTATGCATTTTGTCATTGAGTTTCTTAATGCCGAAGGTGCGGACGATCAATTGGAAGAATGTGTTTGCCTCAGCCCATACATGATG CTTATGCATTTTGTCATTGAGTTTCTTAATGCCGAAGGTGCGGACGATCAATTGGAAGAATGTGTTTGCCTCAGCCCATACATGATGGTAATCGTTGCCCGAAACTGCAttgttctaattatttattcatatcATTAA
- the LOC112802641 gene encoding uncharacterized protein isoform X1, with amino-acid sequence MWTPKRVIRRLKMMTITIILRTVITVLGRVKWLLRTVERMLRLTMTEALYLAQKVMIYQTFLWLIKKLVIQVMIKDCRPLQREPPVSQELVVYKAPNRFLDELREKVYLYYVTTDDGSSVMMLEHSKVIAIGFDHHLARTDTTSAKLGLWISNHLMHFVIEFLNAEGADDQLEECVCLSPYMMCLLHCQLMHFVIEFLNAEGADDQLEECVCLSPYMMCLLHCQLMHFVIEFLNAEGADDQLEECVCLSPYMMVIVARNCIVLIIYSYH; translated from the exons ATGTGGACCCCAAAAagagtgataaggagactgaagaTGATGACAATAACAATCATTCTGAGGACAGTGATAACGGTCCTAGGGAGGGTAAAATGGCTGCTCAGGACAGTGGAAAGAATGTTGCGTCTGACGATGACAGAAGCTCTGTATCTAGCTCAGAAGGTGATGATCTACCAGACGTTTCTATGGCTAATAAAAAAGTTGGTGATTCAAGTGATGATCAAGGATTGTCGCCCATTGCAACGGGAGCCGCCCGTGTCACAGGAGTTGGTTGTCTACAAGGCCCCGAATCGTTTTCTAGATGAGTTGAGAGAGAAGGTTTATCTATACTATGTTACCACAGATGATGGTTCGTCAGTCATGATGCTTGAACATTCTAA GGTGATTGCGATTGGGTTTGACCACCACTTGGCTCGGACAGATACCACAAGTGCAAAACTTGGACTTTGGATAAGCAATCAT CTTATGCATTTTGTCATTGAGTTTCTTAATGCCGAAGGTGCGGACGATCAATTGGAAGAATGTGTTTGCCTCAGCCCATACATGATG TGTCTTCTGCATTGTCAGCTTATGCATTTTGTCATTGAGTTTCTTAATGCCGAAGGTGCGGACGATCAATTGGAAGAATGTGTTTGCCTCAGCCCATACATGATG TGTCTTCTGCATTGTCAGCTTATGCATTTTGTCATTGAGTTTCTTAATGCCGAAGGTGCGGACGATCAATTGGAAGAATGTGTTTGCCTCAGCCCATACATGATGGTAATCGTTGCCCGAAACTGCAttgttctaattatttattcatatcATTAA
- the LOC112802641 gene encoding uncharacterized protein isoform X3, whose translation MWTPKRVIRRLKMMTITIILRTVITVLGRVKWLLRTVERMLRLTMTEALYLAQKVMIYQTFLWLIKKLVIQVMIKDCRPLQREPPVSQELVVYKAPNRFLDELREKVYLYYVTTDDGSSVMMLEHSKVIAIGFDHHLARTDTTSAKLGLWISNHLMHFVIEFLNAEGADDQLEECVCLSPYMMLMHFVIEFLNAEGADDQLEECVCLSPYMMCLLHCQLMHFVIEFLNAEGADDQLEECVCLSPYMMVIVARNCIVLIIYSYH comes from the exons ATGTGGACCCCAAAAagagtgataaggagactgaagaTGATGACAATAACAATCATTCTGAGGACAGTGATAACGGTCCTAGGGAGGGTAAAATGGCTGCTCAGGACAGTGGAAAGAATGTTGCGTCTGACGATGACAGAAGCTCTGTATCTAGCTCAGAAGGTGATGATCTACCAGACGTTTCTATGGCTAATAAAAAAGTTGGTGATTCAAGTGATGATCAAGGATTGTCGCCCATTGCAACGGGAGCCGCCCGTGTCACAGGAGTTGGTTGTCTACAAGGCCCCGAATCGTTTTCTAGATGAGTTGAGAGAGAAGGTTTATCTATACTATGTTACCACAGATGATGGTTCGTCAGTCATGATGCTTGAACATTCTAA GGTGATTGCGATTGGGTTTGACCACCACTTGGCTCGGACAGATACCACAAGTGCAAAACTTGGACTTTGGATAAGCAATCAT CTTATGCATTTTGTCATTGAGTTTCTTAATGCCGAAGGTGCGGACGATCAATTGGAAGAATGTGTTTGCCTCAGCCCATACATGATG CTTATGCATTTTGTCATTGAGTTTCTTAATGCCGAAGGTGCGGACGATCAATTGGAAGAATGTGTTTGCCTCAGCCCATACATGATG TGTCTTCTGCATTGTCAGCTTATGCATTTTGTCATTGAGTTTCTTAATGCCGAAGGTGCGGACGATCAATTGGAAGAATGTGTTTGCCTCAGCCCATACATGATGGTAATCGTTGCCCGAAACTGCAttgttctaattatttattcatatcATTAA
- the LOC140172856 gene encoding E3 ubiquitin protein ligase RIE1-like gives MSSQTTATEAAEPQAPLLRSRHGNSDASAASRAPTLALLLGRATGRRGPSMLVRETAARELEERRADWGYSKPVVALDMSWNMAFVVVSAVMLACTLDERPNTPIRLWIFGYGLQCLLHVVLVWLEYRRRNQRNSRRQRRTSGIESEDVDSFEDANDSDDDDVGDGNSSPSGFTKRCESFNTGISFLWWIVGFYWVVSGGDILLQDAPRLYWLAVVFLAFDVFFAIFCVVLACLIGIALCCCLPCIIAILYAVAGQEGASEADLSIIPKYRFEILSDEEKPTGGAGRMVPIETSSGYVANERTLLPEDAECCICLCPYEDGTELHALPCNHHFHSLCIVKWLKMNATCPLCKYNILKGNEQV, from the exons ATGTCATCACAGACAACCGCCACGGAGGCAGCGGAGCCCCAGGCGCCACTCCTCCGCTCCCGCCACGGGAACTCTGATGCCTCCGCCGCGTCTCGGGCTCCAACCCTCGCGCTTCTGCTGGGCCGAGCCACGGGCCGCCGTGGCCCGTCCATGCTGGTCCGCGAGACTGCAGCGCGGGAGCTGGAGGAGCGGCGGGCCGACTGGGGATACTCGAAGCCGGTCGTGGCGCTCGACATGTCGTGGAACATGGCCTTCGTAGTGGTCTCAGCGGTGATGCTTGCGTGCACCTTGGATGAGCGGCCGAACACGCCGATCCGCCTGTGGATCTTCGGGTACGGGCTGCAGTGCCTGCTGCACGTGGTGCTGGTGTGGCTCGAGTACCGGCGCCGGAACCAAAGGAATTCGCGGCGTCAGCGAAGGACGAGTGGCATAGAAAGCGAGGATGTTGATAGCTTTGAGGATGCCAACGATAGTGACGATGATGATGTTGGTGATGGAAACTCTTCTCCCTCCGG ATTCACAAAACGATGTGAGTCGTTTAATACGGGGATTTCATTCCTTTGGTGGATAGTGGGCTTTTACTGGGTTGTCTCTGGTGGTGATATACTTCTGCAAGATGCCCCACGCTTATACTG GTTGGCTGTTGTGTTTTTGGCATTTGACGTCTTCTTTGCTATCTTTTGTGTTGTTTTGGCATGCTTAATTGGCATTGCCCTCTGTTGTTGTTTGCCTTGCATCATTGCTATTCTCTATGCTGTTGCAGGACAG GAAGGTGCGTCAGAGGCAGATCTCAGTATAATTCCAAAATACAGATTTGAAATTTTAAGCGATGAGGAAAAGCCTACTGGGGGAGCTGGAAGAATGGTTCCCATTGAAACCAGTAGTGGATATGTTGCAAACGAACGGACACTTTTGCCAGAGGATGCG GAATGTTGCATATGCCTTTGTCCTTACGAGGATGGAACAGAGCTCCATGCTCTTCCGTGCAATCATCATTTTCATTCTTTATGCATAGTGAAATGGCTAAAGATGAATGCAACTTGTCCTCTTTGCAAGTACAATATTCTCAAAGGAAATGAACAAGTGTGA